One Pyrus communis chromosome 13, drPyrComm1.1, whole genome shotgun sequence genomic window carries:
- the LOC137712087 gene encoding large ribosomal subunit protein P2y-like translates to MKVVAAYLLAVLGGKTTPTAEDIKDILGSVGAEADDDRIQLLLSEVKGKDITELIASGREKLASVPAGGGGAVAVAATGGGGGGAAAPAAAEAKKEEKVEEKEESDDDMGFSLFD, encoded by the exons ATGAAGGTGGTCGCTGCATACTTGTTGGCTGTGTTGGGCGGCAAGACCACCCCTACTGCCGAAGATATCAAGGACATCCTTGGCTCCG TTGGAGCCGAGGCTGATGATGACAGGATTCAACTTTTGCTTTCCGAAGTCAAGGGTAAGGACATCACAGAGCTAATTGCCTCCGGAAGGGAAAAGTTGGCCTCCGTACCAGCTGGTGGAGGTGGTGCTGTTGCAGTTGCTGCaactggtggtggtggtggtggtgccgctGCCCCTGCTGCGGCTGAGGCAAAGAAAGAGGAGAAGGTCGAGGAGAAAGAGGAATCCGATGAT GACATGGGCTTCAGTCTCTTTGACTAG
- the LOC137713183 gene encoding histidinol-phosphate aminotransferase, chloroplastic-like, producing the protein MGVIDIYNASSLRLTAPRRPSCGRIEGNIKRVRVVAMASTIPVQHKQVNDGQQRLTGDSFIRPHLRNLSPYQPILPFEVLSTRLGRKPEDIIKLDANENPYGPPPEVFEALGALKFPYIYPDPESRRLRAALAKDSGLESDYILVGCGADELIDLIMRCVLDPGDKIVDCPPTFTMYEFDAAVNAASVIKVPRKSDFSLDVEVISDVVLQEKPKCIFLTSPNNPDGSIISDEILLKILELPILVVLDEAYIEFSGLESRMQWVKKHENLIVLRTFSKRAGLAGLRVGYGAFPLSIIEYLWRAKQPYNVSVTAEVSACAALQNPTYLETVKEALLRERERLFNLLKELPFLNPYPSYSNFILCEVTLGMDPKKLKEDLAKMGVMIRHYNNKELKGYVRISVGKPEHTDILIDCLRRLSP; encoded by the exons ATGGGTGTGATTGATATATACAACGCTTCCTCACTCCGATTAACCGCCCCCCGCAGACCCAGCTGTGGAAGAATCGAAGGGAATATAAAGAGGGTGAGGGTGGTGGCTATGGCGTCCACAATCCCTGTGCAGCATAAACAAGTCAATGACGGTCAACAGCGTTTGACTGGGGACTCATTCATTCGACCCCATTTGAGGAACTTGTCTCCTTATCAGCCCATTTTGCCATTTGAG GTTTTGTCAACCAGACTTGGAAGGAAGCCTGAGGACATCATCAAGCTAGATGCAAATGAAAACCCTTATGGTCCTCCTCCGGAG GTTTTTGAAGCTTTGGGTGCATTGAAATTCCCGTATATCTATCCTGACCCTGAAAGCCGTCGATTACGTGCTGCCCTTGCAAAGGATTCAGGCCTTGAATCTGATTATATTCTTGTTGGGTGTGGTGCTGATGAGCTCATTGATTTGATTATGAG ATGTGTACTTGATCCTGGCGATAAGATTGTTGATTGCCCACCAACGTTCACTATGTATGAATTTGATGCTGCAGTAAACGCTGCTTCCGTCATCAAAG TGCCAAGGAAGTCGGATTTTAGCTTGGATGTAGAAGTCATTTCTGATGTTGTTTTACAGGAAAAACCAAAATGCATATTCCTAACTTCTCCCAACAATCCAGATGGGAG TATAATCAGTGATGAGATTCTCTTGAAAATCCTTGAGCTTCCTATATTGGTCGTGCTGGATGAAGCATATATTGAGTTTTCAGGACTCGAATCGAGGATGCAGTGGGTGAAAAAGCACGAGAATTTAATTGTTCTGCGAACATTTAGCAAACGAGCTG GCTTAGCTGGACTCCGTGTAGGATATGGAGCATTTCCGCTGAGCATAATTGAATATCTGTGGAGAGCTAAGCAACCATATAATGTTTCTGTTACTGCTGAAGTTTCTGCTTGTGCAGCATTGCAGAATCCCACCTATCTTGAG ACGGTGAAAGAAGCTTTGCTACGAGAGAGGGAGCGTCTTTTTAACCTCCTAAAGGAGCTCCCGTTTCTCAACCCGTATCCAAGCTATTCCAATTTCATTCTCTGTGAGGTTACATTGGGAATGGATCCTAAGAAGCTGAAG GAGGACCTTGCGAAAATGGGGGTGATGATTCGTCACTACAACAACAAAGAGTTGAAGGGTTATGTTCGCATATCTGTTGGGAAGCCTGAACACACAGATATATTGATCGATTGCCTCAGACGCTTGTCGCCTTAA
- the LOC137712847 gene encoding monodehydroascorbate reductase-like produces the protein MSSHSSHFFPSNIQSEEEESKRAFCLIDQLSMGAKNFKYVILGGGVSAGYAARQFAKQGLKPGELAVISKEAVAPYERPALSKAYLFPESPARLPGFHVCVGSGGERLLPDWYKEKGIELILNTEIVKADLPGKTLVSGSGESFKYQTLVIATGSSVIRLTDFGVKGADAKKIFYLREIDDADKLYEAIKSKKNGKAVIVGGGYIGLELGAVLKINNLDVKMVYPEPWCMPRLFTSGIAAFYEGYYQNKGVKIIKGTVATGFTADSNGEVKEVHLKDGTVLEADIVVVGVGGRPLTTLFKGQVEEEKGGIKTDAFFKTSVPDVYAVGDVATFPLKLYNEIRRVEHVDHARKSAEQAVKAIKASEEGKTVEEYDYLPYFYSRSFDLSWQFYGDNVGETVLFGDNNPATPKAKFGTYWIKDGKVVGAFLEGGTPEENQAIAKVAKAQPPVASLDQLAAEGLSFACKM, from the exons ATGTCATCGCATTCCTCTCACTTCTTCCCCAGCAACATCCAAAGCGAAGAAGAAGAATCGAAACGCGCGTTTTGCCTTATCGATCAGCTATCAATGGGGGCGAAGAACTTCAAGTACGTGATCCTCGGCGGCGGTGTCTCAGCT GGATATGCAGCTCGGCAGTTTGCCAAACAGGGCCTTAAGCCAGGCGAACTAGCGGTCATTTCCAAGGAGGCG GTTGCTCCCTATGAACGTCCTGCACTCAGCAAGGCTTATCTCTTCCCCGAGT CTCCTGCTAGACTTCCTGGGTTTCATGTCTGCGTTGGAAGTGGAGGAGAGAGATTGCTTCCTGACTGGTACAAGGAGAAAG GGATCgaattgattctcaacactgaAATAGTTAAAGCCGATCTTCCTGGGAAGACTCTTGTCAGTGGATCTGGGGAATCCTTCAAGTACCAGACTCTCGTCATTGCCACTGGCTCATCT gttaTAAGATTGACAGATTTTGGTGTCAAAGGAGCTGATGCCAAAAAAATCTTCTATTTGAGAGAAATTGATGATGCCGATAAACTCTACGAAGCAATTAAGTCAAAAAAGAATGGGAAGGCTGTGATTGTTGGAGGAGGGTACATTGGTCTCGAGCTTGGTGcagttttgaaaattaacaatttagatGTTAAAATGGTTTACCCTGAACCATGGTGCA TGCCTCGACTTTTCACTTCTGGTATTGCTGCTTTTTATGAGGGCTATTATCAAAACAAGGGAGTTAAAATCATCAAGGGAACAGTTGCGACTGGATTTACTGCTGACTCAAATGGAGAG GTCAAGGAAGTGCACCTAAAGGATGGCACCGTGCTTGAAGCTGACATCGTTGTTGTCGGTGTTGGGGGCAGGCCCCTGACAACATTGTTCAAAGGACAAGTCGAAGAGGAGAAAGGTGGCATTAAG ACGGATGCATTCTTCAAAACAAGTGTTCCGGATGTATATGCTGTGGGCGATGTCGCCACTTTTCCTTTGAAGTTGTACAATGAGATTAGAAGAGTTGAGCATGTCGATCATGCACGCAAATCTGCTGAGCAGGCTGTAAAGGCCATCAAGGCAAGCGAGGAGGGGAAGACAGTTGAGGAATACGACTACCTTCCATACTTCTATTCGCGCTCCTTCGATCTTTCATGGCAATTCTACGGTGACAATGTTGGTGAAACCGTGCTCTTTGGAGACAATAATCCCGCGACACCAAAGGCGAAGTTTGGAACATACTGGATTAAAGACGGGAAGGTGGTCGGAGCATTTCTGGAAGGCGGCACACCCGAGGAAAACCAGGCTATTGCCAAGGTTGCAAAGGCCCAACCTCCGGTTGCGAGTTTAGATCAGCTTGCTGCGGAAGGTCTCTCTTTCGCTTGTAAGATGTAA
- the LOC137712712 gene encoding serine/threonine-protein kinase D6PKL1-like gives MASSSGTSEIVEAKDELITGQYSHGMHRTNPGLSRGEKDRKLPPVLKLGYKDSLEDDINKLFEAIKTSSKGSDHSKQVGTSPLNRNALKKPITVGVSRSPGIGNSEPATLKQALRELSITKASEMAAMKRLSKLTSPSRPSESGRIKTLYNAVVVQSSHSGASSSEDRGNMVEISLVPEESISNSCEELSEHPQMSKMKSSSQSGHSSPRFAIGKMENNSGSTIVQNESTSSCKLRTVGKQTVKAELGQKEKNKSTNDHISELAENVPSNTMLRTKTKSELGKKEKLKSTSGNTSGLVQNVPAKTKLANKVSAAKPGRKVKLHVVPSSSSLVNVNPASKVSRNTVRSVKQASRNRNILKKKTRQLVCERCQCAIQGAGQQSNQGSLSPQFNGLTTEINSSNVYSTPGKPGFTLDNNKTGNTGGADIMKSKTNSKSKEKGEFSQSSKSSQGDHSSSTSLSDESNVSGSSYSNKPHMSKDVRWEAIRHVRLQHGSLGLRHFNLLKKLGCGDIGTVYLAELISTNCLFAIKVMDNEFLARRKKMPRAQTESEILRMLDHPFLPTLYTQFTSDNLSCLVTEYCPGGDLHVLRQKQIGRCFSEAATRFYVAEILLALEYLHMLGVVYRDLKPENILVREDGHIMLTDFDLSLRCAVSPTLLKSPSCDVDRARVSGPCTQSSCAEPFCIEPSCQVPCFSPRFLPAAAKAKKSKNDPASHVRSLLQLVAEPTDARSNSFVGTHEYLAPEIIKGEGHGAAVDWWTFGIFLYELLYSRTPFKGINNEETLANVVLQSLRFPEGSLVSFQARDLIRGLLVKEPENRLGSEKGAGEIKQHPFFEGLNWALIRCAIPPELPEYCDFEIPDMPAAQENTKYLEFKATGEHLEFELF, from the exons ATGGCTTCGTCTTCCGGTACTTCTGAAATTGTTGAAGCAAAAGACGAGCTAATTACAGGTCAATATTCTCACGGAATGCATCGAACGAATCCTGGATTGAGTAGGGGTGAGAAAGATCGGAAGCTTCCTCCTGTTCTAAAACTGGGATACAAGGATTCTCTAGAAGATGATATTAATAAGCTCTTTGAGGCAATCAAAACATCATCCAAGGGTTCAGATCATTCAAAGCAAGTAGGCACTAGCCCTTTAAATAGAAATGCCTTAAAGAAACCAATTACAGTGGGCGTATCTCGCTCACCAGGGATTGGGAATTCAGAACCGGCGACTCTGAAGCAGGCGTTAAGAGAGCTCTCTATTACCAAGGCATCAGAAATGGCTGCTATGAAACGGTTATCAAAATTGACAAGTCCTTCAAGACCCTCGGAATCTGGGAGGATCAAGACGTTATACAATGCAGTTGTTGTTCAATCCAGTCACTCTGGCGCCTCCTCAAGTGAAGATAGGGGAAATATGGTTGAAATCTCTCTGGTGCCAGAAGAAAGCATTTCAAATTCTTGCGAGGAGCTGTCAGAGCATCCTCAAATGTCCAAGATGAAGTCATCAAGCCAGAGTGGACATTCTTCTCCTCGATTTGCCATTGGGAAAATGGAAAATAATTCTGGGAGCACAATAGTGCAAAATGAAAGTACTTCCAGTTGCAAGTTAAGGACAGTAGGGAAGCAAACGGTAAAGGCAGAACTGGGACAGAAGGAGAAAAATAAATCTACGAATGACCATATTTCAGAACTTGCTGAAAATGTCCCTTCCAACACCATGTTACGGACAAAAACTAAGTCAGAGCTGGGGAAGAAAGAGAAACTTAAATCTACAAGTGGCAATACTTCAGGACTTGTTCAAAATGTTCCTGCCAAGACCAAGTTAGCGAATAAGGTATCAGCAGCAAAACCAGGGCGAAAAGTCAAGTTGCATGTAGTACCTTCTTCATCTAGTTTGGTGAATGTAAATCCGGCAAGCAAAGTATCCAGAAATACCGTCCGCTCTGTAAAACAAGCCAGCAGGAATAGGAATATCttaaagaagaagacaagacAACTGGTCTGTGAGAGATGCCAATGTGCAATACAAGGTGCTGGACAACAATCCAATCAAGGTTCTTTGTCTCCCCAGTTTAACGGTCTTACTACTGAAATAAACTCAAGTAATGTGTACAGCACTCCAGGTAAACCAGGCTTCACCTTGGACAACAATAAGACTGGCAATACAGGAGGAGCTGACATCATGAAATCAAAAACGAACtccaaatcaaaagaaaaaggggaatTCTCCCAAAGCTCAAAAAGTAGCCAAGGTGATCATAGTAGTAGTACGAGTTTGAGTGACGAAAGCAATGTAAGTGGATCTAGTTATAGCAATAAACCTCACATGTCAAAGGATGTGAGGTGGGAGGCCATCCGTCATGTTCGGTTGCAGCATGGATCCCTGGGCTTGAGACACTTCAATCTTTTGAAAAAGCTTGGTTGTGGAGACATAGGAACTGTATATCTTGCTGAGCTCATTAGTACGAACTGTCTTTTTGCCATAAAGGTAATGGACAATGAATTCTTGGCTAGAAGGAAGAAGATGCCAAGGGCGCAGACCGAAAGCGAAATACTGAGGATGCTTGATCATCCTTTTCTCCCTACACTGTATACCCAGTTTACATCAGATAATTTGTCATGTTTAGTTACGGAGTATTGCCCAGGCGGAGATCTTCATGTCCTCCGACAGAAGCAAATTGGAAGGTGTTTTTCTGAAGCAGCAACAAG GTTCTATGTTGCGGAAATTCTCCTTGCTTTGGAGTATTTACACATGCTTGGGGTAGTTTATCGGGATTTGAAACCAGAAAACATTCTAGTTCGGGAAGATGGTCATATCATGCTCACAGATTTTGACCTGTCTCTCAGGTGCGCTGTCAGTCCAACTCTATTGAAATCACCTTCATGCGATGTTGATCGTGCAAGAGTGTCTGGTCCGTGTACACAATCTAGCTGCGCCGAGCCCTTCTGCATTGAACCCTCCTGTCAAGTCCCATGCTTCAGCCCTAGGTTTTTACCTGCTGCTGCAAAAGCAAAAAAGTCCAAAAATGACCCTGCATCCCATGTCAGATCATTGCTGCAGCTTGTGGCAGAGCCTACTGATGCGCGGTCCAATTCCTTTGTCGGGACCCATGAGTACTTGGCTCCGGAGATCATCAAAGGAGAGGGTCATGGAGCTGCAGTTGATTGGTGGACGTTCGGAATCTTCCTTTACGAACTTCTGTACAGCAGAACACCATTCAAGGGTATTAACAACGAGGAAACGTTGGCCAATGTGGTGTTGCAGAGCCTAAGGTTCCCAGAGGGCTCCCTTGTTAGCTTCCAGGCTCGAGATCTCATCAGAGGTCTGTTGGTAAAGGAGCCAGAGAATCGGTTGGGATCAGAGAAAGGGGCCGGTGAGATCAAGCAGCACCCGTTCTTTGAGGGCCTGAATTGGGCACTGATACGCTGCGCCATTCCGCCAGAACTGCCCGAGTATTGCGATTTTGAGATCCCAGACATGCCTGCTGCTCAGGAGAATACCAAGTATTTGGAGTTTAAGGCGACGGGAGAGCACCTGGAGTTTGAGTTATTTTAG